One Bufo gargarizans isolate SCDJY-AF-19 chromosome 3, ASM1485885v1, whole genome shotgun sequence DNA segment encodes these proteins:
- the RAP2A gene encoding ras-related protein Rap-2a, with protein sequence MREYKVVVLGSGGVGKSALTVQFVTGTFIEKYDPTIEDFYRKEIEVDSSPSVLEILDTAGTEQFASMRDLYIKNGQGFILVYSLVNQQSFQDIKPMRDQIIRVKRYEKVPVILVGNKVDLESEREVSSSEGRALAEDWGCPFMETSAKSKTMVDELFAEIVRQMNYAAQPDKDDPCCSACNIQ encoded by the exons ATGCGCGAGTATAAGGTGGTGGTCCTAGGGAGCGGCGGGGTCGGTAAGTCGGCTCTGACCGTGCAGTTCGTGACCGGAACATTCATCGAGAAGTACGACCCGACGATTGAGGACTTCTATCGTAAGGAGATCGAGGTGGACTCGTCCCCCTCCGTGCTGGAGATCCTTGACACGGCCGGTACCGAGCAGTTCGCATCTATGCGGGATCTGTACATCAAGAACGGGCAAGGCTTCATCCTGGTGTACAGCCTGGTGAACCAGCAGAGCTTCCAGGACATCAAGCCCATGAGGGACCAGATCATCCGCGTCAAAAG ATATGAAAAGGTGCCAGTAATCTTGGTTGGCAACAAAGTTGACTTAGAAAGTGAACGTGAGGTATCATCCAGCGAAGGACGTGCCTTGGCTGAAGACTGGGGATGTCCTTTCATGGAAACATCAGCAAAAAGTAAAACTATGGTGGATGAGCTCTTTGCAGAAATTGTGAGGCAAATGAACTATGCAGCCCAGCCAGATAAAGATGACCCTTGCTGTTCTGCGTGCAATATACAATAG